The following are encoded in a window of Solidesulfovibrio magneticus RS-1 genomic DNA:
- a CDS encoding response regulator encodes MGDCFHKILLVDDSESNRLLVELYLEDHLYSITCASNGIGALKFFEIDLYDCILMDVEMPGMNGFEVVEKMRAIESQRGSGETPVIFLTAHDRCQYVDKIRKLSSSRFLAKPIRRIDLLNNLHEMIVIR; translated from the coding sequence ATGGGAGATTGTTTTCATAAGATTTTGCTCGTTGATGATTCTGAATCGAACCGCCTGCTCGTTGAGTTGTATCTTGAAGATCATCTTTATTCTATTACTTGCGCTTCAAATGGGATTGGCGCGTTAAAGTTTTTTGAGATTGATCTTTACGATTGTATCTTGATGGATGTTGAAATGCCGGGAATGAATGGGTTTGAAGTTGTTGAAAAAATGAGGGCTATTGAATCTCAACGGGGTAGTGGTGAAACGCCTGTGATCTTTTTGACCGCACATGATCGGTGTCAGTATGTAGACAAAATACGTAAACTGTCTAGTTCGAGGTTTCTTGCTAAGCCTATTCGGCGTATTGATCTTCTGAATAATTTGCATGAAATGATTGTAATTCGCTAA
- a CDS encoding PAS domain-containing sensor histidine kinase, with protein sequence MESNPLHTKCAPPERLSIHEVQEEREKLSGHICSSYFDFFPLPLIVLNSHRQIVFSNKAFLDILGIADLGSFLGLRPGEAMGCTYAHIEEAGCGTSTFCRECGALKAVLESMINNSKTQHDCQLLIKHDDESSAKDLRIFVSPWDVEDGKYYVVTIVDIEDEKRRKILERIFFHDILNAAGGAKALLDTLFDEVPEESKELMSLVQASLFGLVEEIKKQKQLLALENKEYKLSMLTLQGIELINLVANEYRTHPKAYGKKIVVSPNSVNVQVLSDYTLLMRVIINMVINALEATPENGSITIGLDDNGDFAKFWVASRKVIPDHVKVQIFKRSFSTKGVDRGLGTYSIKLLTENYLGGKVGFTSEEPDGTVFWVNIPKCNQGK encoded by the coding sequence ATGGAAAGCAACCCATTACACACCAAATGCGCCCCCCCAGAACGACTGAGCATCCATGAGGTCCAAGAAGAAAGAGAAAAGCTTTCTGGGCACATCTGCTCTAGCTACTTTGACTTCTTTCCTCTTCCTTTAATTGTTTTAAACAGTCACCGACAGATCGTTTTTAGCAACAAAGCTTTTTTAGACATCCTCGGCATCGCTGATCTAGGAAGTTTTCTAGGGCTGCGTCCCGGTGAAGCTATGGGGTGCACTTACGCACATATTGAAGAAGCAGGTTGTGGTACTTCTACATTTTGCAGAGAATGTGGCGCACTCAAAGCAGTCCTAGAAAGCATGATAAACAATTCAAAAACTCAACACGACTGCCAACTACTCATCAAACATGACGATGAAAGCTCGGCGAAAGACCTTCGGATATTTGTCTCACCATGGGACGTTGAAGATGGAAAATACTACGTTGTCACAATCGTAGACATAGAAGACGAAAAACGTAGAAAAATACTAGAACGAATCTTTTTTCACGACATTCTTAATGCTGCCGGAGGAGCAAAAGCCCTGCTCGACACTTTGTTTGACGAAGTTCCAGAAGAAAGCAAAGAGTTAATGAGCCTTGTCCAAGCGTCACTGTTTGGCCTAGTAGAAGAAATCAAAAAACAAAAACAACTACTTGCGCTTGAGAACAAAGAATATAAGCTTTCCATGCTCACTTTACAAGGCATCGAGCTAATCAACCTTGTAGCAAACGAGTACCGCACCCACCCCAAGGCTTATGGGAAGAAAATAGTTGTTTCCCCCAACAGCGTCAACGTCCAGGTCTTATCAGACTACACTTTACTCATGCGCGTTATCATAAACATGGTCATCAATGCATTAGAAGCTACGCCTGAAAATGGTAGTATCACAATAGGACTAGACGATAACGGTGATTTTGCAAAATTTTGGGTAGCTAGTAGAAAAGTCATACCCGACCATGTCAAAGTCCAGATTTTCAAAAGATCCTTTTCAACAAAAGGAGTAGACCGTGGACTTGGCACCTACTCCATAAAACTACTCACAGAAAACTATCTTGGTGGAAAAGTAGGCTTTACTTCAGAGGAACCTGACGGAACCGTGTTCTGGGTGAACATACCGAAATGCAACCAAGGTAAATAG